The Vitis vinifera cultivar Pinot Noir 40024 chromosome 1, ASM3070453v1 DNA segment AAGTACTCATAGAGGTTGATAATAAAGGGAGTTTGCAATTGCACATGCAGAGGCAGAATGTCTAGTAGTCTAATTCATACAAATCCAGCATACATGGGGAGGCAATAGAACAGGGTAAAGAAATGCTTCTACTTGTCAAATTGTCGCAGATTTTTGGCACAAGGGCCAGAAAATCAACCCCAGAAGCATACCTACATGCCAGTGTCCAGCAATGACTATGGCAATGTCAttcattttgtttccattttgaAAGGCTCCCAGAAAGGAACCTTTTTACTGAAAACTTTTCCCACCACCCTTGAGTCCAAAATCTTAATGGCCTCTTTGGATTTGATGCACCTGGGTGTTTTGTATTGGTTTACAGAAGAACCCTGAGAGACACAAAAGTCCATGAGGGCGTCGAATGTGCCAGGCTTCACTATCCTAATCTCCAGTGGTCCAATGGAATTGTCCCTTCTCCTGCACCTCCTATAAACAGAATCCAGTGATTCTTCCACTGTGGAGCAGCATTGCTCCATGATAGTATGATCAGGTTCGGATAAATCATTGTTTCCTCTTGTTTTGAGCTCCCAAAACAGTACATAATGACCAGGGATTGAAGAAGTATCAGCATAGCTAGTGTATTCTGTCAGAAGGAAGCCATACGGCTCAAGCAGGAGCTTTGCTTGTGTCACTGCTTTCAGGAGGTCTTCTTCATTGGTTTTATCAGTGTCAATGCTTAAAACCACATTCCTCCTTTGCACAAACCGAAACTGAGGAGCATTGTTGTAGAAACCAGTCACCATGAGTATATCTCCAGTTCTGTACCTATAAAGCCCtgaaaataaatgacaaaaacaTGGAGAAATGATCTTCTGAACTGTTAGTCTTTTGACAAGGATTTAATGTGGTCATCTAAGTGAAGCAAGTCTAACAAACTAGCTGACTATTATAATTGAGTGACTCACAGCCCACCCACTACAAAGCCAAATTGTGGGCCACAGAACTCAGTGATATAGCTGCTAAAGATGCTATCAAAAACTTAGCAGTAAGGTTTAAAAAAGCAGATATTATGCAGGAAACCATTATCCGAACTGGAACAAACAGAGGCTTTCACGTATTCTATTAACTGCATTTTGAATGTTAAACTCATAGAAAATAGAAATCCAGCCTTTTACCAGCGACTGAAGTAGGTTTTTCCTGTTAAGAATATGAAGAGCAGGACATAAATGAGGCATGTGGGACAGATCTGAGGAGGAAGAACTCGCCTGTAAAAGTTGTCACAACCAGTTCATAATAGTGACCGACCTTCACATCTACAAGACCGACAACTTCTATTTCCACCCTTTCGCCCTCCTTTTTTATGCAACCACCATTGCATTGGACTTGTTGAGTCACTTCCCCATTGTTTTTCTGCACAGGGAGGAACTCGAAGTAGGCCATGTTTGGGAGGAGAGTGTAAGAGACATCAGAAGGCTTGCTTAATGGTTTAAGATTGATCCCATAGTAACATTCAGAAGAAGCATACATTGTTGAAACCAAAGGGAGCCCACCACTGTAAAATTCGAGGGTTGGGATATATTGGGCCATAGACCCTGTAACTATGACCTCTATGTATTTTGTTCTAGGCCAAAGTCTCTTAATTATCCCTTCCCATGATTCCCCATTACACTCGAACTCAATGAAATCTGCTAGATCAGGTTGGGGTTTGCTAAGAAATGAAGACACGGCATTTCTGCAACTGGGGTCTGTGATCCAGTCACTGACACAACCTGTTCTTATGTTAGAGCATAATTCCCTCCAATGATCCTCTAAGAATTTGATTGCCCGCAGGAAAGCAGATGCGAAAACTGCACCAACCCTTAACACCTCATCCCGCTGTACTAAACCGCAGAGCAATTGGCAGTACATGCTCTGCTTGCTGTCCAAACACAAAATGGTCTCATCAGGGCTTGTGTAAACATTAAATGGGTTGAAAGGCCGGTTTCTGAAGTTACTGCTCTTATAGTAACTGGTGAGGACTGGTCTTGCCATCAGGCCAGAAGGGGTACTGATTTCTGGCTTGATAAACAACAGGTACATTCCTTTTCCTTGGTCCAAGCCATCAACATACCTGAAATTGGAAAAGTCGAATCTCAGGATGAGGGTTCCTTTTACTGTTGCATTCATGTAACAAGCAGTACTAAAATttgagagaagaaagaagaagagaagctTCTCACTTGTTCATCACAGGTATAAGGAGGTTATAAAAGAATGTCTTTCTGTCCAAGTCCTCAGCAGTTGAAGGCATCAACTTTGGCTGCCCCCCTGAAGTTCCTGAGCTGCACGAGAGAAGAGACCAAGAACTTTGAGAAAGAACCTGGAGAAATAAGATTTCATAGAAAGGATAAAAGCAGTTGTACTACCTTGTGAGGAGCTCAGTGATGGGTTGAGCTGAAATGATTCTTGATGGCTCTCCATTGGCAATTCGCTCGATATGAGGCTTGATGTCTTCATAATTAACAATAGGAACTTTCTTCTTGAAAAGTCCCTTATCAGAGTGGCCATCGAGATAGCCCCTCAGATATTCTGTATTTGCATTTTGTGTTAGTATCTCCTCCAACACCTCC contains these protein-coding regions:
- the LOC100248869 gene encoding indole-3-acetic acid-amido synthetase GH3.17, which encodes MPSRMLLSCDPHDNEAGLMLLEDLTTNANQVQLEVLEEILTQNANTEYLRGYLDGHSDKGLFKKKVPIVNYEDIKPHIERIANGEPSRIISAQPITELLTSSGTSGGQPKLMPSTAEDLDRKTFFYNLLIPVMNKYVDGLDQGKGMYLLFIKPEISTPSGLMARPVLTSYYKSSNFRNRPFNPFNVYTSPDETILCLDSKQSMYCQLLCGLVQRDEVLRVGAVFASAFLRAIKFLEDHWRELCSNIRTGCVSDWITDPSCRNAVSSFLSKPQPDLADFIEFECNGESWEGIIKRLWPRTKYIEVIVTGSMAQYIPTLEFYSGGLPLVSTMYASSECYYGINLKPLSKPSDVSYTLLPNMAYFEFLPVQKNNGEVTQQVQCNGGCIKKEGERVEIEVVGLVDVKVGHYYELVVTTFTGLYRYRTGDILMVTGFYNNAPQFRFVQRRNVVLSIDTDKTNEEDLLKAVTQAKLLLEPYGFLLTEYTSYADTSSIPGHYVLFWELKTRGNNDLSEPDHTIMEQCCSTVEESLDSVYRRCRRRDNSIGPLEIRIVKPGTFDALMDFCVSQGSSVNQYKTPRCIKSKEAIKILDSRVVGKVFSKKVPFWEPFKMETK